In the Gracilimonas sp. genome, CCCCTATAGGCAGCACTGTGCAATGCAGTTTCACCATTTGTATTAGAAATATTTGGATCAGCTCCATTTTCAAGTAAGGCGTTGATAGAGTTTTGAAAATTCATTGTAGATGCGATGATTAGGGATGTATTTTCATTATTATTTTTTTCATCTATGCTAACACCTTCCTTGATTAAATATTCTACCATTTGATAATTGTCAGAACTAATGGCATAAAACAATGCATTATTGCCATTTTCATCTTTCACATTCAAATCAATTCCGTTTTCAGCTAGTTTTTTTACCTTTTCAATGTCTCCTAAAATAGCTGACTGAAATAGTTTGCCATTGTTGCTACCTGCCAATAATGTAGTGGTACCGACAGTGATATATACGAGCGTAGTTATGAATATTTTTAGCTGTTTCATTTTTCCAAAATTAAGTTCACGTTTGTCTCATCATGAGAGTTATTTTTTAAACGGAACATTCATTTTTGGGATATAGCACTTCATCACTTTCTTATAGCAAGTAATCACATAAATATTCGCTCTGTAGTTATGCTTTTTGCTAAAAATCAAATTTCAAGAGCTCCCGACATGAATTGAAAAGTCAGAACAGTTGTATAATATTTAAAAGGAAAAGCTAATGGTTACTTAATTTAGATATGAAATAGCTTTATGATTAGTCAAGGTTGGGTTTTCTAAATAAATGATTATGTAACTACATTAGTTACTCTTATTAGATTTCTACTTTTAAAACACGTAAAAATACATTTATCAATTTTCTATAACATTACCCTCAAGATCATATCTGATCTCTTGACGCCGCCAATCAGTATCATAAAAATATCTCATTTCGTGAAATCCTCGACCTATTGTGGGTTTACCTTCCGTAGTAAAATATTTAAACCCTATCGGTCTTTCCCACTCATCATAAAATCTTCGCTGTACATATAGAATTTCATTAGCTACATTTATTCTTTTAATTATCGACAATTGACCTCTTTCATTATAAAAGTGCTCATACCTGTCCAATAGATTATAATTCTTATCCCAGAAACTAATTTGTTTTAGCTTCCCATCTTCATAATAAGTTTGTCTTCTTTTTGGGGGTTGATTGTTTATAAAACTGCCATCTCCAGTCAGAAGTGTGATTTCAAAAGGGTAGCCCTCCTCTGTTAGCACGAAGTCAATGATTGCAGGTCTTCCCTCCTTAACTAATTTATTAGTATTTAGTTCATAATACCGACTTTGTATTAAGTCACCCCAATCATTATAAATTCTTCTATTTACGTACGAATTATCACTATCATTTATCAAATTCCCATCCACATCAAAGCTCTTATATAATACCGGATACCCTTTCGAATTGTACGAATGTTCGCCACGGTGCACCATTGGGTGATTCCCGATAACAGCTTTATAATTTTTGTTAAATACTTCCCACCCTGTAAAGTCCCCTTTATCATTATAACTTAGCTGATCGTATGCTACACCCGTCGAGTTTTCTGTAAGTTTTCCATCCAGGCCATAATTGAATAATCTTTTGATAAGCCCTTTTTCATCATATTCCATTCTAACCTCATAGAACTCAAATTCTGGACGAATTCTTACTTGATTACTGTCTAAATCAAATCTTTGCTCTTTTACAAATCCTCTTTCATCTATACTCCATTCATATCTATGTATACCCCAATCATTTTCTATGGGGGTATTATTTATCGAAAAGAACTTAAGGCTTGAACGTTTACTATCATTGAAGTAGTAGACTTCTTTAAATACCTGACCACTCACTGCTGTTGGTTTATCCCATTGATCAAAGAAAGTTCTTATCTCCTTACTTTTTTCGTATTTGATTACTGTCTTCGGGGCCCTAATGAAATAATTGAATAAAACACGATTTGGTAAGTTAACGGGAAATAGTTCATCCCCTCTTTTGTATTCGACCATTGTAGGTCGTCCTTTCTTATTATATGTAATTTTAAAATGCAGGCAGTGCTCTGCCTCTTGCTGCGAAATTTTGTATGCACCCTTCAATTCTGCATAAGGAGACTCTCGAAACACAATCTTCCTGTAAAACTTCGTGCTGTCGTTATCTGCAGCACTTAACTCTGTTCGGGGAAGTAAAAAACCAATTACTACTATTAGTATTAAATAAAAAGCACTTTTAATTATGTCAGCTGTACTAATCACTCTAAACCTTTTACTTGTTTGGTTATTAAATCAACAATATTCACATTTGGAACTCCATTTCGATCTGAAATAAAAGCAATTTTGCTACTGTCAAAAGACCAACTTGGTGATACATCTTCAGAAATATGTTTTGATAGATTTGTTGCTTCTGAACCATCTTGCTTCATGTAATATATTTCGGCGTTACTTTTAATTCTCGATACCCATGCTATCATTTTAGCATTAGGAGACCATCGTGGATTATTATCTCGGTTCAAATTATTGGTAAGTCTATGCAATTTGTCATCTTTCAAATTCAGCTTGTACACCTCTGGATTACCATCCCGTCTAGAAACCCAAATCAATTCTTCACTATTTTGAGGTGAAAATTGTCCGTTAAAGTCTGGAAATATTGAATTCGAAATATTGAGAACCTCTTCCGTTTCTATTTCAAATAAATAGATGTTGTAAGTTTTATCAACAAAATCTGTGAAGACAATTTTACGGTCATCATGAGAAAACCGGGGCGAATAGCTTTGTTTTGAATTGATAATTTTTCTTTTATTTAAACCATCCAAATCAATTAAATGAATTCCCTTCTGGCTAAGAAAAAGAATTTTTTCTCCGCTGTTTGACCACTGCAAACTACTATAATTCAATTCTTCAGACGTCAATTTTATAAGCCCACTACCATCTGAATTCATAATATATATTTGTGGTGTTCCAGTCCGATCAGAAATGAATGCAATTCTTTTTCCATCCTGAGACCATATAGCACCTTCATCATTAGCAGAATGATTTGAAAGGTTTTTAATCTGTCCATTCTTATAGAGCATTATATCTCTGTTACCAAATTGATCTGATGCAAATAATAGCTCCAGTTTAACAGGTGACCACTTAGGTTCACTATGCCAAGGACGATCGTCTATTTCATTAAGAATCCGTTTTCCCTGAAAAAACTCTTTATGACCCTGAATGTTTAAATTACCAGTAAGAGTCTCATAATGTCTTTTAAACTCTGCATATACCCTATAATTACCAGACAAATAACCGACCCATGAAAGTGTATTTTCAGAGATATTTATACTATCAAGTTTTGTTCTACCAATATCACCACTATTGAAGTAACCTTTTATCTCACCACTTGCATGAAATAGAAATAACTTAATTTTTTTGCCTCTTTCTGATTCTAGCTCCCAAACACCTTCATACTCTGCCTGCCCATATAAAGATGTGCTGCATATTAGGATTGCAAAAAAAATACCCCATTTACTTCTTACTTGAATATTATTTATCAAATAAAACCTTATCATTTAAATGCTGCCATATCATAATGATCTGTCCAGCGTGCAATTTTCCCCTCATGCATAATTATTGTTGTTGAAAACTTAACACTTCTTGATTTTCCATTGTGTTCTCCAAGCCATGTACCATGAATATCGGCTATATTACTGTTTATTAGATAAATATCATTGACTACCAATTCCCTTTTTTCTGCAATACCGGCTTCTTTCCTTCCCTTAAAAAAGGTTATTGCTTTTTCTTTATCCCATATAAAAGGCGCTGTTTTATCTTCATAGACAAGATTCTCATGGAATAATTCTTGCATTCGATCCGTGTCTAAGTCACTAATCATAGTAATAAACGATTCCGCTATTTTAACTGTCAGTTGTTGTGATTCTTGTGCATAGATAATTCCATTGAGGATTAACAAAAAGATGAGCAAGCTAAATTTTTTTTTGCAGTTCATAAGAATATGCTTTGTAACTTGGTTAAAATTGATACTCAGGAGGCGCTATATTATTCAAGCGTAAATAAATTATCATCTGTCCCTTGTGATGGGCGTTATGATCCAAGACAGAAATCAAGTTTGTTAGTAGTCTATCGTTGTATTTAGTTTCATTCAGAAAATTTTCCATTTCATCGAAACCATTTTTTGTCCATTCAATCAATTCAGCTTTTGACATCGAATTCTCATCGCCTGGATTCCATTTATTATCTTTTCCGGAAAACTGATTTCGCATAAATTCCAATGTATAAGCAATGTGATAAGCTTGAGCAGAAAATGACCTAACACTATCAACTGGTGCATATGCATATTTATCTTCGGGCATTGCCTCTAATATGCTTAGAGTATTTGATTTCGATTTTTTGAAGTTTTCCTGTATTACATCAAAATTTAAATCTTGGTGATATAAACCTGCGGAATAATAAATCAGCATCGGTACTATCAAAACCAATGAGTTTATATACTTGGTTCTAGGATTTTTAAACATATTCATGTTGATAACTTTAAATTTTACACACGATTTATAAAAGGCCCAATGACTTACTCAGCCTAAACTGTTCATTAATAGGATAGGATTAGTAATGCTTATATCTAAGCTTTGTAAGCTCATCAGGCTTTTGGGTTAGTAATTTAAAATTGCATCACTATGGGCAATATCTTTTTAAAATTTATTTCCTCTTCCGGTAGCAATAACTCTATTTATATTATGCTGAATAGTAACTTCAGTACCATTTAAAGTGTATAAATCTAGCTCACTTAAAGGTGGAAGGTAATCTGGAATTATAGCCACTCTATCGGAGGCTACAATATTTGGATTAATAAGTGCCTCCTGCTCAGCAACTGGCCATCTAATACCCAAATCAATCATCCTACGTCCTTCTCCAAAGAACACTTCCTGTCGTAATAAATAAAGTGTTGTAAGGGCATCGGTAGCAGTTGAAATAGAAGCTATATCTGCCGGGGTCAAAGACGTACCTGAAATAGTTGGGATTTCTACATTATTGGTTCGTTCGATAACAAGTCCAGATCTAAACGGATCAGAATCACTAGCCCTGACTGTGAAGGAAGTATTATTGGGTCTTTGATCTACTGTTCCGTCTCCATTTCTACTTTCTCCTGAATCATCGATTATTACTGTTGTTCTGGAGTTGACAAGGTTGACCAAGTTTGTCATATCTGTTAAAGCTCCGGGTAAATTGCTATCAGCTAGTTTTGCCTCAGCTAGTATTAAATGAGCTTCTTCTATCTTTAGGAGTGGAACATCTGAATCTAAAGAGCCACTTATGTCAAAGTACTTTGGATCTAAAAAGTCCAAGCTTGGAAGTGGCTGAAGATCATCAAAATTACCTCTGTCATGAACAGCATTCTGAAATGTATTTGCAGGTCCATTAACTGCATCAAAAAGCACATACCTGACATACCCACCACCAGCATCTGCTGTTATGGCTGAATTAGCATCAGCAACTGCTTCAGACTGATTTCCAAGATTATAGTGTGCTCTGGCTCTCGCCAGCATATAACCCACATTATCTGGATCTATAGCTAATGCAGAAGAAAAGTCTTGCACTGCTGTTTCAAGATGTGTGCTTGGTGATACAGCAGGGCCAAGCTCTTCAGCCGGTAACACTGTAAATATTTCACCAGCCAATAAGGAAGCAATACCTTTGAAAAAGTAAGCTTCGGCCTCTAATTCATCAACCGGGTCTGTAGGAATCACTTCACTGAGCACATATTCAGCTTGCTCTCTTAACGTTCCTATACTTACCTGGCAATTCAGGAAATCTGTATCTATGTCTCGATAAATACCTGCATCAACATTCTGGTTAAAGAAAGATTGAACATTGACATAATTATCTGTTGCTAATTCCTGTGTTGTTAAGCAGCTATTTGCTGTACTTGCCAATTGCTCTTGAAGTCCATTAACAAATGCTCTAGATGGATTTGGCAGTTCTCTGGCAGCATCAAGTGTTAAGTTTGGATTTTCAACACCAGTGCCATCAATTAAATCACAAGAAGTCTGGATAAATAAAGCCAGTACTAATAATAAGATTACTCGATTATTCATATCTCTAATATTTTTTTTAAAAATTTCATTTCAGGTTATTAAAAATCGATTTTAATACTACCTAGGAATTGTCTGGGTTGAGATTCTGTACCGTATACAAACCCTCCTGTACCTACTTCAGTAGTTCCCTGGGTTCCAACATTTGCTCCGGTTACTTCAGGATCGATGTTATTAGCTACAAAATTGAATGGATTTAGCGCCATTGCACCGATACTGATATTCCGTACTATTCCAGAATACCATTCTTGAGGCAGGGTATAGTCAAGAGATATGAGCCTAATTTTAGTGTAGGTCGCGTCTTCCACCCATAATCCAGCCAATTCGTTAAAGCTTACACCTTGTGCTCCAACCGGATATCTATCGTCTGGTGCCCCACGAAGAAATTTTAGTACCTCCGTAGTATTAACTACTTCTCCACCTAATTGATAATCACCAGATACATTGAATGCCAGTGATTTATAGTTGAAGTTCATACCAAATGACCCAAATAGATCTGGAATGGAACTACCCAAGTCATCATTAGGAATAACTTCAACTAAATTCCCCGCACCATCAAATACAGGGTTATTTCCTCGGAAATAACCAATCGGCTTTCCTTCTTCAACCCAAGCCCCTAGAAATGCAAATCCACCTATTTGGAATGGCGCACCACCAGATGCTAATACTTTATTAGTAAAGCTATTTGCTGAAGCTCTAAATGATAGACTATAGTCCCTACTTTGAAGTACTTGTATTCTACTAGATAACTCCCAGCCTTTATTTTCAATTTCACCTACATTTTGAAGAGAAGCTCCTAATCCTGTTGAAGGCGCATTATTTGAATTAAATAAAGCATCTTCTGTAACAGTACTATAATAAGTAAACTCTAAGGTAGCCCTGTTATTCCAAAATCCCAGATCTAAACCTGCCTCATAAGTCTTGGACCTTTCAGGCTTAAGGTTTGGATCGCCCGCTGTTCCAAATTCAATTGACTGACTTCCTCTGAAAGGATCAATATCAGCTAAAACCTGATTAGAGAATGGTGTTGGGAAGTTACCAGCTTCTCCGTAATTAGCTCGTATCTTAACATTGGAAATTGCGTTCTGAGGAACCAGGTTTTGGAAAAAGCTTTCTGAAGATAATGAATAGCTAACGCCTACCTTTGGAAATAACTGTGGATCAACCAATTCTCCAAAAGCTGTGTTATCATCAATGCGGGCTCCAAATTCAATAAAATACTTGTCTTTAAAACCTATATTCTCCTGGAAAAAGAATCCATAATTGGCAAGTGTACGTCGAAAATCTAATACTGAGGTCTCACTTGCAGCATTCATAGTTTTAACACCGTCGGGTATTTCACTACCTAGAATATTTACCTGCCGGTCGTCTGTTCTAAAAAACTGACCTCCCAACAAGGTTATTGTAGAAATATCCTCAAAATCTTTCTGGTATTGTATATTACCTTCAAGCGTAATTCCGAGATAGTCTCTTTCGAAGAGTTCAATGGAACCTTGATCAGCAGTTCCAGGAGGTACTACACCTAATGCGATTAAGTAAGCATTGGTTTGAATTTCCCTTTGCCTAGTTGTTCGATTATCCAAACCAACTGTAGCTTTAGCAGTTAATCCTTGTCTGATATCAAAATCAAAATTATGAGATGTCTGAAATCTCTTGTTGT is a window encoding:
- a CDS encoding ankyrin repeat domain-containing protein; protein product: MKQLKIFITTLVYITVGTTTLLAGSNNGKLFQSAILGDIEKVKKLAENGIDLNVKDENGNNALFYAISSDNYQMVEYLIKEGVSIDEKNNNENTSLIIASTMNFQNSINALLENGADPNISNTNGETALHSAAYRGNNYAVLALLNYGADVNATSKHGITPLMNASANGHFSTTSALINAGAHDEVNRNGESALSFAKKINNAKIVNLLLKKI
- a CDS encoding DinB family protein — its product is MNMFKNPRTKYINSLVLIVPMLIYYSAGLYHQDLNFDVIQENFKKSKSNTLSILEAMPEDKYAYAPVDSVRSFSAQAYHIAYTLEFMRNQFSGKDNKWNPGDENSMSKAELIEWTKNGFDEMENFLNETKYNDRLLTNLISVLDHNAHHKGQMIIYLRLNNIAPPEYQF
- a CDS encoding TonB-dependent receptor, whose amino-acid sequence is MIRKLLFLVLALFWTTTAYAQSGSITGTIVDAVTGEELPGANIYISELGRGASSDVNGGFTISDIPYGTYNVRVTYIGYLRQDLTINVDGSETLDISLEEDIAGLEEIVVTGQGQAIDKKRLSTTVDVISAKDLESIPAIRLDQVLQANLPNSQIRLSSGQPGTASLIRGRGVNSALTSSTPVIYIDGVRVDNTTGANQSIATGGAESSSVADIPLENIERIEFIKGGAATTLYGADAANGVIQIFTKKGVRGASNFTFESNLGITKGTEDFLFFDRTADILFETGVVQEYKMSASGGSEDITYSFGGSMLDNDGFRKNNEEIRHSLRTTVSANVNDIVKYTGSIGFTSSEYDRDRNANSSAGSFNSLEGARFGNVDELSQEDYTALDEMITDIQDNVDLTEDNKRFQTSHNFDFDIRQGLTAKATVGLDNRTTRQREIQTNAYLIALGVVPPGTADQGSIELFERDYLGITLEGNIQYQKDFEDISTITLLGGQFFRTDDRQVNILGSEIPDGVKTMNAASETSVLDFRRTLANYGFFFQENIGFKDKYFIEFGARIDDNTAFGELVDPQLFPKVGVSYSLSSESFFQNLVPQNAISNVKIRANYGEAGNFPTPFSNQVLADIDPFRGSQSIEFGTAGDPNLKPERSKTYEAGLDLGFWNNRATLEFTYYSTVTEDALFNSNNAPSTGLGASLQNVGEIENKGWELSSRIQVLQSRDYSLSFRASANSFTNKVLASGGAPFQIGGFAFLGAWVEEGKPIGYFRGNNPVFDGAGNLVEVIPNDDLGSSIPDLFGSFGMNFNYKSLAFNVSGDYQLGGEVVNTTEVLKFLRGAPDDRYPVGAQGVSFNELAGLWVEDATYTKIRLISLDYTLPQEWYSGIVRNISIGAMALNPFNFVANNIDPEVTGANVGTQGTTEVGTGGFVYGTESQPRQFLGSIKIDF